The proteins below come from a single Gossypium raimondii isolate GPD5lz chromosome 2, ASM2569854v1, whole genome shotgun sequence genomic window:
- the LOC105788029 gene encoding cell division cycle protein 27 homolog B isoform X1, producing MEALLVNYVEKSLEQYMRRNAVFLCERLYAEFPSEVNLQLLARCYLNNNQPHSAYYILKGMQMFQSRYLFAIACLEMDLFCEAEAALLPVKDLCAEVPNGAAVQYLLGIIYRDTDRKNKSIEHFRKTLSIDPLFWAAYEQLCMLGEAEEAAVCFGDATVPCVQEHYLGNASSCLLIADTDHSSDSSQRFGLEYLSRSHLKQREGNNIRDICENNHGGPILTGAVRQSKNSCCSTSFSSTPSPVPTQISDVAPPPLVRNIHLCQSEDSLRSSTQARRKFACDNESAQIRGSLFFDSGLRRSARLAAGQRSLNTSQGSENKAKSLHASTKLSSETCSSTFCQGKLLETYEVAVSELETYEVAVSEFGATSSSLSSTTDVKSIQHEIENTKLSSFISDSATIKSGISDTMKLLRTLGEGYRHLCMFRCKEALNVYQKLSSKQYNTGWILSQVGKAYFELVDYLNADYAFSLARQISPYNLEEMDVYSTVLYHLKQDMKLKYLAQEMILVDRFAPQTWCAIGNCYSLQKDHESALKSFQRAVQLNSRFAYAHTLSGHEYVIMEDYGKGVECYQTSLHVDARHYNSWYGLGMIYLRQEKFEFAEHHFRQAYQINPLSSVIMYYLGTTLEALKRSEEALEMMEKAIVIDNKNPLPKYSKAKLLVTLGKLNEALEILEELKECTPRESCIYALMGAIYKRNKKYDKAMLHFGIALDLKPSIVDVAKIEAAIEKLIIPDEMEESL from the exons ATGGAGGCATTATTGGTGAATTACGTTGAGAAAAGCCTGGAGCAATACATGCGAAGAAACGCCGTTTTCCTCTGCGAACGCCTCTACGCTGAGTTTCCTTCCGAg GTGAATTTACAATTATTGGCTAGATGTTACTTGAATAATAATCAACCTCACTCTGCATATTACATTCTTAAAG GTATGCAAATGTTTCAGTCTCGTTACTTGTTTGCAATTGCGTGCTTAGAAATGGATCTCTTTTGTGAAGCGGAAGCTGCATTGCTGCCTGTTAAAGATCTATGTGCTGAG GTTCCAAATGGTGCTGCTGTGCAATATCTTCTCGGCATTATTTATAG GGACACTGATAGGAAGAACAAGTCTATTGAACACTTCAGGAAGACTTTGTCAATTGACCCTTTGTTTTGGGCAGCATACGAGCAACTTTGTATGCTAG GTGAGGCAGAGGAAGCTGCTGTTTGCTTTGGTGATGCAACTGTTCCTTGTGTTCAAGAGCATTACCTAGGCAATGCATCAAGTTGTTTACTAATAGCTGATACTGATCATAGCTCGGATTCTTCTCAAAGATTTGGCTTAGAATATTTGAGTCGAAGCCATTTAAAACAAAGGGAAGGGAACAATATCAGAGATATATGTGAGAATAATCATGGAGGACCTATTTTAACAGGAGCTGTTAGGCAAAGTAAAAACAGCTGTTGCAGTACATCATTTTCAAGTACTCCTTCCCCTGTTCCCACACAA ATATCAGATGTGGCTCCACCACCTCTAGTTAGAAACATACATCTTTGTCAAAGTGAAGACTCTCTAAGATCTAGTACTCAAGCTCGAAGGAAATTTGCTTGTGATAATGAATCAGCACAG ATTCGTGGCAGTTTATTTTTCGATTCAGGACTTCGTAGAAGTGCTAGATTAGCTGCAGGGCAGAGAAGCTTGAACACCTCACAAGGATcagaaaataaagcaaaaagTTTGCATGCTTCAACTAAATTAAGCTCTGAGACTTGCTCTTCAACATTTTGTCAAG GGAAATTGTTGGAAACTTATGAGGTTGCTGTATCAGAGTTGGAAACTTATGAGGTTGCTGTATCAGAGTTCGGAGCAActtcatcatcattatcttcgaCGACTGATGTTAAATCCATTCAGCATGAGATAGAAAATACAAAACTGAGCAGCTTTATCTCAGATAGTGCAACAATTAAATCTGGTATCTCAGATACAATGAAACTCCTGAGAACTCTTGGGGAGGGCTATAGGCATTTGTGTATGTTTAGATGTAAG GAAGCTTTAAATGTCTATCAAAAGCTCTCATCAAAGCAGTATAATACAGGCTGGATTCTTTCCCAG gttggGAAAGCATATTTTGAGCTAGTAGATTACTTAAATGCTGATTATGCCTTTAGTCTTGCGCGCCAAATATCTCCTTACAATCTGGAAGAGATGGATGTATACTCCACAGTTCTTTAT CATTTGAAACAagatatgaaattgaaatactTAGCTCAGGAGATGATATTAGTTGATCGTTTTGCTCCACAAACATG GTGTGCTATTGGGAACTGCTATAGTTTGCAGAAGGATCATGAAAGTGCACTAAAAAGTTTTCAGCGAGCTGTGCAGCTGAATTCTAGATTTGCATATGCTCACACTCTTTCTGGTCATGA GTATGTTATCATGGAGGACTATGGAAAAGGAGTGGAGTGCTACCAGACATCTCTTCATGTTGATGCAAGACATTATAACTCCTGGTATGGGCTTGGGATGATCTATCTCCGCCAAGAGAAGTTTGAATTTGCAGAGCACCATTTTCGCCAGGCTTATCAGATAAATCCTCTTTCATCAGTTATCATGTACTATTTAGGAACCACTTTAGAAGCATTAAAG AGGAGTGAGGAAGCTTTGGAGATGATGGAGAAAGCTATTGTCATTGACAATAAAAATCCACTTCCAAAGTACAGCAAAGCAAAACTGCTGGTGACACTTGGAAAGTTGAATGAAGCTTTGGAAATTTTGGAGGAACTCAAAGAGTGCACCCCTCGTGAAAGTTGCATTTATGCATTGATGGGTGCAATTTATAAACGGAATAAAAAGTATGATAAGGCAATGCTTCATTTTGGAATTGCTTTGGACTTAAAACCATCTATAGTTGATGTTGCTAAAATAGAG GCTGCCATCGAAAAGTTAATTATACCAGACGAAATGGAGGAGAGCCTGTAG
- the LOC105788029 gene encoding cell division cycle protein 27 homolog B isoform X2 — translation MEALLVNYVEKSLEQYMRRNAVFLCERLYAEFPSEVNLQLLARCYLNNNQPHSAYYILKGMQMFQSRYLFAIACLEMDLFCEAEAALLPVKDLCAEVPNGAAVQYLLGIIYRDTDRKNKSIEHFRKTLSIDPLFWAAYEQLCMLGEAEEAAVCFGDATVPCVQEHYLGNASSCLLIADTDHSSDSSQRFGLEYLSRSHLKQREGNNIRDICENNHGGPILTGAVRQSKNSCCSTSFSSTPSPVPTQIRGSLFFDSGLRRSARLAAGQRSLNTSQGSENKAKSLHASTKLSSETCSSTFCQGKLLETYEVAVSELETYEVAVSEFGATSSSLSSTTDVKSIQHEIENTKLSSFISDSATIKSGISDTMKLLRTLGEGYRHLCMFRCKEALNVYQKLSSKQYNTGWILSQVGKAYFELVDYLNADYAFSLARQISPYNLEEMDVYSTVLYHLKQDMKLKYLAQEMILVDRFAPQTWCAIGNCYSLQKDHESALKSFQRAVQLNSRFAYAHTLSGHEYVIMEDYGKGVECYQTSLHVDARHYNSWYGLGMIYLRQEKFEFAEHHFRQAYQINPLSSVIMYYLGTTLEALKRSEEALEMMEKAIVIDNKNPLPKYSKAKLLVTLGKLNEALEILEELKECTPRESCIYALMGAIYKRNKKYDKAMLHFGIALDLKPSIVDVAKIEAAIEKLIIPDEMEESL, via the exons ATGGAGGCATTATTGGTGAATTACGTTGAGAAAAGCCTGGAGCAATACATGCGAAGAAACGCCGTTTTCCTCTGCGAACGCCTCTACGCTGAGTTTCCTTCCGAg GTGAATTTACAATTATTGGCTAGATGTTACTTGAATAATAATCAACCTCACTCTGCATATTACATTCTTAAAG GTATGCAAATGTTTCAGTCTCGTTACTTGTTTGCAATTGCGTGCTTAGAAATGGATCTCTTTTGTGAAGCGGAAGCTGCATTGCTGCCTGTTAAAGATCTATGTGCTGAG GTTCCAAATGGTGCTGCTGTGCAATATCTTCTCGGCATTATTTATAG GGACACTGATAGGAAGAACAAGTCTATTGAACACTTCAGGAAGACTTTGTCAATTGACCCTTTGTTTTGGGCAGCATACGAGCAACTTTGTATGCTAG GTGAGGCAGAGGAAGCTGCTGTTTGCTTTGGTGATGCAACTGTTCCTTGTGTTCAAGAGCATTACCTAGGCAATGCATCAAGTTGTTTACTAATAGCTGATACTGATCATAGCTCGGATTCTTCTCAAAGATTTGGCTTAGAATATTTGAGTCGAAGCCATTTAAAACAAAGGGAAGGGAACAATATCAGAGATATATGTGAGAATAATCATGGAGGACCTATTTTAACAGGAGCTGTTAGGCAAAGTAAAAACAGCTGTTGCAGTACATCATTTTCAAGTACTCCTTCCCCTGTTCCCACACAA ATTCGTGGCAGTTTATTTTTCGATTCAGGACTTCGTAGAAGTGCTAGATTAGCTGCAGGGCAGAGAAGCTTGAACACCTCACAAGGATcagaaaataaagcaaaaagTTTGCATGCTTCAACTAAATTAAGCTCTGAGACTTGCTCTTCAACATTTTGTCAAG GGAAATTGTTGGAAACTTATGAGGTTGCTGTATCAGAGTTGGAAACTTATGAGGTTGCTGTATCAGAGTTCGGAGCAActtcatcatcattatcttcgaCGACTGATGTTAAATCCATTCAGCATGAGATAGAAAATACAAAACTGAGCAGCTTTATCTCAGATAGTGCAACAATTAAATCTGGTATCTCAGATACAATGAAACTCCTGAGAACTCTTGGGGAGGGCTATAGGCATTTGTGTATGTTTAGATGTAAG GAAGCTTTAAATGTCTATCAAAAGCTCTCATCAAAGCAGTATAATACAGGCTGGATTCTTTCCCAG gttggGAAAGCATATTTTGAGCTAGTAGATTACTTAAATGCTGATTATGCCTTTAGTCTTGCGCGCCAAATATCTCCTTACAATCTGGAAGAGATGGATGTATACTCCACAGTTCTTTAT CATTTGAAACAagatatgaaattgaaatactTAGCTCAGGAGATGATATTAGTTGATCGTTTTGCTCCACAAACATG GTGTGCTATTGGGAACTGCTATAGTTTGCAGAAGGATCATGAAAGTGCACTAAAAAGTTTTCAGCGAGCTGTGCAGCTGAATTCTAGATTTGCATATGCTCACACTCTTTCTGGTCATGA GTATGTTATCATGGAGGACTATGGAAAAGGAGTGGAGTGCTACCAGACATCTCTTCATGTTGATGCAAGACATTATAACTCCTGGTATGGGCTTGGGATGATCTATCTCCGCCAAGAGAAGTTTGAATTTGCAGAGCACCATTTTCGCCAGGCTTATCAGATAAATCCTCTTTCATCAGTTATCATGTACTATTTAGGAACCACTTTAGAAGCATTAAAG AGGAGTGAGGAAGCTTTGGAGATGATGGAGAAAGCTATTGTCATTGACAATAAAAATCCACTTCCAAAGTACAGCAAAGCAAAACTGCTGGTGACACTTGGAAAGTTGAATGAAGCTTTGGAAATTTTGGAGGAACTCAAAGAGTGCACCCCTCGTGAAAGTTGCATTTATGCATTGATGGGTGCAATTTATAAACGGAATAAAAAGTATGATAAGGCAATGCTTCATTTTGGAATTGCTTTGGACTTAAAACCATCTATAGTTGATGTTGCTAAAATAGAG GCTGCCATCGAAAAGTTAATTATACCAGACGAAATGGAGGAGAGCCTGTAG
- the LOC105788028 gene encoding uncharacterized protein LOC105788028, translating into MEQNPPVIAKRVWSIVRAVLFMMKKGILSKRKLMVDLNMLLKRGKIASAKAIANLPMFHRHQVSSSAAAPAQEYEFSCSNTPNYIFPFNLPTKKKNSINNYYHHLFACTHAPPTHDDDTAAMNAFKVVLEMLNNNMGVESDAAVIAASPMLPGFGQTPLVRQLRITDSPFPLRDVDEGNGNVDKAAEDFINRFYKDLKLQNNNTTA; encoded by the coding sequence ATGGAACAAAATCCACCAGTGATAGCCAAAAGAGTATGGAGCATAGTAAGAGCTGTTCTCTTCATGATGAAAAAGGGCATATTATCCAAAAGAAAGCTCATGGTTGATCTCAACATGTTGCTCAAACGCGGCAAAATAGCCAGCGCCAAAGCCATTGCTAACCTCCCCATGTTCCACCGCCACCAGGTCTCTTCATCGGCTGCGGCGCCAGCCCAGGAGTACGAGTTCAGCTGCAGCAACACCCCTAACTACATCTTCCCTTTCAACCTCCCCACCAAGAAGAAGAACAGCATTAACAACTACTACCACCACTTGTTCGCTTGTACCCACGCGCCTCCTACTCACGACGACGACACCGCCGCCATGAACGCCTTCAAGGTTGTCTTGGAGATGCTCAACAACAACATGGGAGTGGAAAGCGATGCTGCTGTTATTGCGGCTTCCCCTATGTTACCAGGGTTCGGACAAACTCCACTGGTGAGACAACTTAGAATAACTGACTCTCCTTTCCCTTTAAGAGATGTTGATGAAGGTAATGGCAACGTAGATAAGGCTGCCGAGGACTTCATTAATAGGTTTTACAAGGATTTGAAGCTCCAAAATAACAACACTACTGCCTGA